A region of the Actinomycetes bacterium genome:
ACCAGTTCCGCTCCCAGCTCCCTCTGATCCGCGAGGTGCTGGCCGCGCTGCGCATCCCGGTCGTCGAGGTGGAGGGCTACGAGGCCGACGACGTGATCGCCACCCTGGTGGAGCAGGCCAGGGCCGAGGGCGTGCCGGTCCTGGTGGTCACCGGCGACCGGGACAACCTCCAGCTCATCAACGACCAGGCCGGCGTCAAGGTGATGATGACCCGCCGGGGCGTGACCGACACGGTCACCTACGACGAGGCCGGCGTGCGCGGGCGCTACGGGGTCGAGCCCGGCCAGTACGTCGACCTGGCCGCGCTGCGCGGCGACAGCTCCGACAACCTGCCCGGGGTGCCCGGGGTGGGGGACAAGACCGCGGCCAAGCTGGTCAACCAGTACGGCACCGCCGAGGAGGTCGTCGCCCACGCCGGCGAGCAGAAGGGCAAGCTCCGCGACAACCTCCTCGCCCACGCCGAGGGCGTGCTGCGCAACAAGCAGCTCGCGACCCTGCGGCGGGACGTGCCCCTGCCGGTCGGCGTGGCCGACCTGCGCATGGGCGACTGGGATCGGGCCGAGATCCACCGGCTGTTCGACACCCTCGAGTTCCACCCGCTGCGGGAGCGGCTGTTCGCCGCCAGGGCCCAGCCGACCAGCTCCGACGTCGGCTTCGAGGTCGACGCCAGCAGGCTCGCCCCGGGGGAGCTGGCCGGCTGGCTGGCCCGGGTGCCCGAAGGCGCGCCGGTCGCCCTCGCCGCGCGCCTGGCCACCGGGCCGGGCCGGGCCGAGCTCTCCGGGGCGGCCCTGTGGGCGGCCGGGCCTGGTGCGGTCTGGTTCGACCTGGCCAGGGCCGACCCTGCCGACGTCGACGCCTTGCAGGCGCTGCTCGCCGACCCGGCCCGGCCCAAGGTCGCCCACGACGCCAAGCAGCTCTACCTGGGCGTCTGGGGCCGCGACGGCCGGTTCGACGGGCTCGCCCTGGACACCGCGCTGGCCGCCTACCTCGCTCTGCCCGCGCAGCGGACCTACGACCTGGCCGACCTCGCCCTGCGCTACCTCCGCAAGGAGCTGCGCCCCGAGGGCACGGCCAAGGAGGGAGCGGCGGCCGGGGACGGGACCCAGCTCGCGTTCGACACCGGCGAGGAGGACGACGACTGGGCCGACTGGTGCCTGCGCGCCCAGGCGGTCGGCGAGCTCGGCCAGGCCCTGGCCGGCGAGATGGCCTCCATGGGCGTGGAGCGGCTCAACCAGGAGGTCGAGCTGCCCCTGGTGCCGATCCTGGCCAAGCTCGAGCGGACCGGGATCGCGGTCGACCTGTCGGTGCTCACCGACATCGACGACCGCCTGATCGACCAGATCCGCGACCACGAGGCGCGCATCTACGAGCTGGCCGGGGAGAAGTTCAACATCGGGTCGAACCCGCAGCTCCAGGTCATCCTGTTCGAGAAGCTGGGGCTGCCCAGGACCAAGCGGATCCGCACCGGCTACACCACCGACGCGGCCGCGCTGAACCAGCTCGCCGGCACCCACCCGATCGTGGAGGAGCTGCTCGCCTACCGCGAGGTGGCCAAGCTCAAGAACACCTACAGCGACGCCCTGCCCAAGCTGGTCCAGCCCGACGGGCGCATCCACGCCCAGTTCAACCAGCTCATCGCCTCGACCGGCCGCCTGTCCAGCCAGAACCCCAACGTGCAGAACATCCCCACCCGGACCGAGTCCGGGCGGGAGATCCGGCGCGCGTTCGTGGCCGGCCCCGAGGCCGAGACGCTGCTGGTGGCCGACTACGCCCAGCTCGAGTTCCGGGTGCTCGCCCACCTGGCCGGCGACGAGACCCTGGTCGCCGCGTTCCTGGGCGGGGAGGACGTCCATGCCACGGTGGCCGCCATGGTCTGGGGCCTGCCGCCCGACCAGGTCGACCGGGACCTGCGCAACCGGGTCAAGGTGGTGACCTACGGGCTCGCCTACGGCCTGAGCGCCTTCGGCCTGGCCCAGGCGCTCGGCATCACCGCCGAGGAGGCCCGGGCGCTGATGGACACCTACTTCGAGCGGTTCGGCAAGGTCAAGTCGTACCTGGACGGGGTCGTCACCCAGGCCAGGCGGGACGGCTACACCCAGACGATCCTGGGCCGGCGCCGCTACCTGCCCGACCTTGCGTCCGACTCCTACCAGCGCCGCCAGATGGCCGAGCGGATGGCGCTGAACGCCCCCATCCAGGGCTCGGAGGCCGACATCATCAAGATGGCGATGGTCGCCGTGGACCGGGCCATGACCCGGGCCGGGCTGGCCTCGCGCATGGTCCTGCAGGTGCACGACGAGCTCGTCTTCGAGGTGGTGCCGGGCGAGGCCGATCCCTTGGCCGAGCTGGTCCGCCGCGAGATGCAGGACGTCTACCAGCTCAGGGTGCCGCTCGAGGTGTCGATGGCCACCGGCCGTTCCTGGGCCGAGGCCCAGCACTGACGACCCGGCCAGGGACTGCTGGGAGCGCGGCCAAGTTCGGCCGGCGGCCAAGTTCGGCCGTGAGTTCAGTCCAGGTCGGGTGGCAGCTCCGGGTTGGCGGCGAGCACGGCCAGGCGGCGGATCTGCTCGGCCGTGATCCGGCCCAGCGACAGCTCCGGCAGGTCGTCGACGCCGAACCAGCCGACCCCGAGCGTCTCATACCCGGCCTCGGGCCGGCCGCCGGTGATCTCGCAGGCGATGGCCAGCTTGTAGACCGAGCTGAGGCTCGGGGTCGGGTTGTGGCGGGCCCGCTCCCAGACGGCGAGCAGGCGGGTGGCCCGCACCTGGTAGCCGGACTCCTCGGCGACTTCGCGGACGGCCATCTCGGCCGGGGAGGAGCCCACGTCGGCCCAGCCGCCAGGCAGCGACCAGCGGCCGTCGGCGCGCTCCCTGACCAGCAGCACCTCGCCGTCGCGCTCGACGAACGCGCGCACGTCCACCTTGGGGGTGGGGTAGCCGGAGTCCGCGGCGAACAGCTCGCCGAGCCGCACGAGGTCCTCGCGCGACCCGGCGTCGACGTGGCGGGCCACGATCTCCACCGACAGGGCCTGCAGGGTCCGGTACCGGTCGAGGTCGTAGGGGTTGTGCGTATAGGTGATCCCGGCCTGGGCGATCGCCTGGATGCGCTTGGCCCACGCGAGCCACTGCGGCTCCCTGGACCCCGGCCCGGGCGCTGTCGGGTCGCCTCCCGGATGCTCCCTGGACTCCGGCCCGGGCTGCGTCGGGTCGCCTTCCGGAAGCTCCCCGGGTCCCTCCGGCTGCCTCTCCGTCACCTCGGGGCCGGGGCGGGGGCCGGGTCCAGGGCGATGCGCAGGCGCTTGTTGCCCTTGCCCTTCGACTCGTGCCCGACCACCCGGACCGTGCCGACCTCGGCGGTGCGGGCCACATGGGTGCCACCGTCGGCCTGCCGGTCGAGCCCCTCGATGTCGATCACCCTGACCACCCCCAGGCCGGACGGGACCAGGTTCGACTTGGTACGGATGAGCTCGGGCCGGGCCAGGAACTCCTCGGGGCTGAGGAACGAGACGTGCACCGGGCGGTCGACCTCCACCTCCCGCAGCAGCGCCCGCTCGACCTCCTCGGCGAAGCCTGCGCTCATCGCTGCCAGCTCGAAGTCCATGCGGGCCTTGAGGGGCTCCATGTTGCCGCCGGTGACCAGGGCGCCGTGGTCGCGGCCGATCACGCCGGCGAGCACGTGCAGGGCGGTGTGGGTGCGCATGAGGGCGTAGCGGCGCTCCCAGTCGAGCGCGCCACGCACGGCGGTCCCGGCGGGCGGGGGCGGGCCGTCGACGAGCAGCACGACGGCGTCCTCCCGGCGCTGGGCGCCGGTGACCCGGACGCCGGTGCCGTCGTGGGACAGGGTGCCCTGGTCGGCCGGCTGGCCGCCGCCACCGGGGAAGAACGCGCTCCGGTCGAGCACCACCCCGTCGGGGTGGGTCGCGGTGACGTGGGCGTCGAACGCGGCCAGGTAGGCGTCGCGCTGGTAGAGAGGATCAGTCATCTCGCCCCCGTTCTGGGAATCGGTTCACAAGGTCGCATGGCACACAGGCTGACCAGGTGATCCTCCCATGCCGCGCTGGGATGGGAGGCGCGGCGGCGGGGGAAGGCGATCCGGCTTCCGGGGCGAGCTTGCAAATCCGCAGGTCACCAGGGATCCGAAAACGTTGACGCGGCGAAGCGGCGGCGACTACCATCTCCAAAACCACCCGTGGGCTTTTCTGCCAGTGTGTTCTGACGCGGTCGCGTCTTCTCCCACCAAGGAAACGTCCCTCGAGGGGATATCTCTGTCCGACAGCTCAGGAGACATGCAGTTGACCGAGTCCATCGACCAACCGACCACCCAGCACGAGCAGCCCATGCCGGGCGTGACCACCCAGGTCACCGAGAACGACGTCGGCTCGGCGGAAGAGCTCGAGGCCGCATACGAGCAGACCCTCAAGGACTTCAACGAGGGGGACATCGTTGACGGCCATGTGGTCAAGGTCGACCACGACGAGGTGCTGCTCGACATCGGCTACAAGTCGGAGGGCGTGATCCCCTCCCGCGAGCTGTCGATCAAGCACGACGTCGACCCCAACGAGGTCGTGTCCCTCGGTGACCACATCGAGGCGCTCGTCATGCAGAAGGAGGACAAGGACGGCCGCCTGATCCTGTCCAAGAAGCGCGCGCAGTACGAGCGCGCCTGGGGCACGATCGAGAAGAAGAAGGAGAACGACGAGATCGTCGAGGGCACGGTCATCGAGGTCGTCAAGGGCGGCCTCATCCTCGACATCGGGCTCCGCGGCTTCCTCCCTGCCTCCCTGGTCGAGATGCGCCGCGTCCGCGACCTGCACCCCTACGTCGGTCGCACGCTCGAGGCGAAGATCATCGAGCTGGACAAGAACCGCAACAACGTGGTGCTGTCGCGCCGGGCCTGGCTCGAGGAGACCCAGTCGGCGACCCGCAAGGCGTTCCTGCACACCCTGCGCAAGGGCGAGATCCGCAAGGGCGTGGTCTCGAGCATCGTGAACTTCGGGGCCTTCGTGGACCTGGGCGGTGTCGACGGGCTGGTGCACGTGTCCGAGCTGTCCTGGAAGCACATCGACCACCCCTCCGAGGTCGTCGAGGTCGGCCAGGAGGTCGAGGTCGAGGTGCTCGACGTCGACCTGGAGCGCGAGCGGGTCTCGCTGTCGCTGAAGGCGACCCAGGAGGACCCCTGGCGCCAGTTCGCCCGCTCGCACCAGATCGGCGAGCTGATCCCGGGCCGGGTCACCAAGCTGGTGCCGTTTGGTGCGTTCGTCCGGGTGGACGACGGCATCGAGGGGCTGGTGCACATCTCCGAGCTGGCCGAGCGGCACGTCGACATCCCCGAGCAGGTCGTCAGCGTCGGCGAGGAGATCACCGTCAAGGTGATCGACATCGACCTGGACCGCCGCCGGATCTCCCTGTCGCTCAAGCAGGCCCTGCAGGATGCCGGACAGGCCGCGGTGGCCGAGGACGAGCTCGCCCTCGAGGAGGGCGGCTACACCGAGGGCTACGAGGGTTACGACGAGGGCACCTACGTCGAGGGCGACTACCAGGGCTACTACGACGAGCAGGGCAACCTGATCGGCGTGGTGCCCGGGACGGCCATGGCCGACGCCTTCTCCCAGGCCGGGTACTACGACAACACCTACGCCGAGCCCGCGGAGGGTGCCGAGCCCGCGGCGGGTGCCGAGGGCGAGGTGGCGGTGGCGGCCCAGGCCGAGCAGGCCGAGCAGGCCCTCCAGGCGGAGCAGGGCGGCGCCGACGAGCGTCTCGAGGACATCGTCGAGGACCTGAAGCGCAAGAACGCTACCGAGTAGGGGCCACGACCCGTGCGGCCGGAGCCCGGCCGCACGGGTCTTCGCGTGGATGCCGGCCGCCGGCGCGAGCGCCGGGCCGGCTCCTGCCGTCCGAGGAGGCGCCGTGCTGCTCGTCGGGCTGACCGGGGGGATCGCGTCGGGCAAGAGCACCGTCTCGGCCATGCTCGCCGAGCGCGGGGCCGAGATCGTCGACGCCGACCTCATCGCCCGCCAGGTCGTCATGCCTGGCACCCCCGCCTGGCACAAGATCCGCGATCACTTCGGTCCGGGGATGCTCCGCCCCGACGGCTCGATCGACCGCCAGGCCCTGGCCGATGTCGTCTTCCAGGACAAGGCCAAGCTCGCGCTGCTCAACGAGATCACCCATCCGGAGATCTTCGAGCGGATCGCCGGGCGGCTCGAGGGGTCGATCGGCCGCGAGGTCGTCGTGGTCCTCGACGCCGCCCTGCTGATCGAGACCAGCCTGGCCGACGGCGTCGACGTCCTCGTGGTGGTGGACGCCACCCGCGACGCCCAGCTCGGCCGCCTCGCCGCCAAGGGCCTGCCGGCGAGCGACGCCGAGGCGAGGCTCGAGGCCCAGCTCCCCGCCGAGCAGCGCCTGGCCAGAGCCGACTACGTCGTCGAGAACGCCGGCTCGATCGAGGAGCTGGGCGCCCGCGTGGACGAGCTGTGGGAGGAGCTGCAGCGCCGCCTCCGGGAGCGCCACGGCCCGTCGCCCATCATCCGCCTGCCCTAGGAGGCCACTGAGCAAGGGCCGTTCTCGCCCTTGCCGGGCTGCAACGCCGCTGGTGTAGCCTCCCCCCGTGACCGACACCATCCCGCGCCCGCTGGCCGCCGTCTTCCTCGACGCGGGCGACACGCTTCTCGCGCCCGCACCCAGCTTCGAGGGCCGCTTCATCGGGGTCGCCCGCGTCGAGGGGGTGGAGCTGGCCGAGGCGGCAGTAGCGGCCGCGGCCGCCGCCGCCGCCCGCCGCGCCGTCTGGCCGACCGACTGGACCGACCCGGCCACCCAGCGGGAGTTCTGGTGCGGGCACTACACCGACATCCTGGGTGAGCTCCGCTACCAGGGGGACCGGGCGGCGCTCGCCGACAGGATGTTCGAGGCGTTCAGCGACCCGGCCGCGTACAAGCTGTTCGACGACGCCCGCCCCGCCCTCGACGCGCTGGCCGCGCGCGGCCTCAAGCTCGGGGTGATCTCGAACTTCGAGCCGTGGCTCGCCACCGTGCTGGAGCTCGAAGGGGTCGACCACCTGTTCGCGGCCACCGCGATCTCGGGCGTGCTCGGGGTCGCCAAGCCGGAGCCAGGCATCTTCCTGTCGGCCCTCCAGCAGGCCGGCGTCGAGGCGGGCAGCGCCATCCACGTCGGCGACCACCTCGACGTCGACGTGACAGGCGCCCGTGCGGTCGGCATGACCGGGGTGCTGATCGACCGGTACGGGCGGGTCCCCGACCCGCCTCCAGGCGTGCTCCGGATCAAGTCGCTCGCCGAGCTGGTCGACCTGGTCGACGCCGGGCTGTCTGAAGCGTGTGGGGCGGGGCTGTCTGAAGCGTGTGGGGCGGGGCTGTCTGAAGCGTGTGGGGCGGGGCTGTCTGAAGCGCGTGAGGCCCGGTAGTGGAGGCCGTCGACCGGGGGGTCCTTCGATTCCTGGTCAGCGCCGACAACGCCCTCCCCCAGGGACAGTGGGTGGCCGAGCTCACCCCGGAGCTGCTGTCG
Encoded here:
- the coaE gene encoding dephospho-CoA kinase (Dephospho-CoA kinase (CoaE) performs the final step in coenzyme A biosynthesis.), with protein sequence MLLVGLTGGIASGKSTVSAMLAERGAEIVDADLIARQVVMPGTPAWHKIRDHFGPGMLRPDGSIDRQALADVVFQDKAKLALLNEITHPEIFERIAGRLEGSIGREVVVVLDAALLIETSLADGVDVLVVVDATRDAQLGRLAAKGLPASDAEARLEAQLPAEQRLARADYVVENAGSIEELGARVDELWEELQRRLRERHGPSPIIRLP
- a CDS encoding alanyl-tRNA editing protein yields the protein MTDPLYQRDAYLAAFDAHVTATHPDGVVLDRSAFFPGGGGQPADQGTLSHDGTGVRVTGAQRREDAVVLLVDGPPPPAGTAVRGALDWERRYALMRTHTALHVLAGVIGRDHGALVTGGNMEPLKARMDFELAAMSAGFAEEVERALLREVEVDRPVHVSFLSPEEFLARPELIRTKSNLVPSGLGVVRVIDIEGLDRQADGGTHVARTAEVGTVRVVGHESKGKGNKRLRIALDPAPAPAPR
- a CDS encoding NUDIX hydrolase, encoding MTERQPEGPGELPEGDPTQPGPESREHPGGDPTAPGPGSREPQWLAWAKRIQAIAQAGITYTHNPYDLDRYRTLQALSVEIVARHVDAGSREDLVRLGELFAADSGYPTPKVDVRAFVERDGEVLLVRERADGRWSLPGGWADVGSSPAEMAVREVAEESGYQVRATRLLAVWERARHNPTPSLSSVYKLAIACEITGGRPEAGYETLGVGWFGVDDLPELSLGRITAEQIRRLAVLAANPELPPDLD
- the rpsA gene encoding 30S ribosomal protein S1, yielding MPGVTTQVTENDVGSAEELEAAYEQTLKDFNEGDIVDGHVVKVDHDEVLLDIGYKSEGVIPSRELSIKHDVDPNEVVSLGDHIEALVMQKEDKDGRLILSKKRAQYERAWGTIEKKKENDEIVEGTVIEVVKGGLILDIGLRGFLPASLVEMRRVRDLHPYVGRTLEAKIIELDKNRNNVVLSRRAWLEETQSATRKAFLHTLRKGEIRKGVVSSIVNFGAFVDLGGVDGLVHVSELSWKHIDHPSEVVEVGQEVEVEVLDVDLERERVSLSLKATQEDPWRQFARSHQIGELIPGRVTKLVPFGAFVRVDDGIEGLVHISELAERHVDIPEQVVSVGEEITVKVIDIDLDRRRISLSLKQALQDAGQAAVAEDELALEEGGYTEGYEGYDEGTYVEGDYQGYYDEQGNLIGVVPGTAMADAFSQAGYYDNTYAEPAEGAEPAAGAEGEVAVAAQAEQAEQALQAEQGGADERLEDIVEDLKRKNATE
- the polA gene encoding DNA polymerase I; this encodes MTTEATTQHTDRPLVLLDGHSLAYRAYFALPDDLATTTGQITNAVYGFTSMLVKLFGEVAPDRIAVCFDLGRPAYRYDVYDGYKANRSTAPDQFRSQLPLIREVLAALRIPVVEVEGYEADDVIATLVEQARAEGVPVLVVTGDRDNLQLINDQAGVKVMMTRRGVTDTVTYDEAGVRGRYGVEPGQYVDLAALRGDSSDNLPGVPGVGDKTAAKLVNQYGTAEEVVAHAGEQKGKLRDNLLAHAEGVLRNKQLATLRRDVPLPVGVADLRMGDWDRAEIHRLFDTLEFHPLRERLFAARAQPTSSDVGFEVDASRLAPGELAGWLARVPEGAPVALAARLATGPGRAELSGAALWAAGPGAVWFDLARADPADVDALQALLADPARPKVAHDAKQLYLGVWGRDGRFDGLALDTALAAYLALPAQRTYDLADLALRYLRKELRPEGTAKEGAAAGDGTQLAFDTGEEDDDWADWCLRAQAVGELGQALAGEMASMGVERLNQEVELPLVPILAKLERTGIAVDLSVLTDIDDRLIDQIRDHEARIYELAGEKFNIGSNPQLQVILFEKLGLPRTKRIRTGYTTDAAALNQLAGTHPIVEELLAYREVAKLKNTYSDALPKLVQPDGRIHAQFNQLIASTGRLSSQNPNVQNIPTRTESGREIRRAFVAGPEAETLLVADYAQLEFRVLAHLAGDETLVAAFLGGEDVHATVAAMVWGLPPDQVDRDLRNRVKVVTYGLAYGLSAFGLAQALGITAEEARALMDTYFERFGKVKSYLDGVVTQARRDGYTQTILGRRRYLPDLASDSYQRRQMAERMALNAPIQGSEADIIKMAMVAVDRAMTRAGLASRMVLQVHDELVFEVVPGEADPLAELVRREMQDVYQLRVPLEVSMATGRSWAEAQH
- a CDS encoding HAD-IA family hydrolase, whose translation is MTDTIPRPLAAVFLDAGDTLLAPAPSFEGRFIGVARVEGVELAEAAVAAAAAAAARRAVWPTDWTDPATQREFWCGHYTDILGELRYQGDRAALADRMFEAFSDPAAYKLFDDARPALDALAARGLKLGVISNFEPWLATVLELEGVDHLFAATAISGVLGVAKPEPGIFLSALQQAGVEAGSAIHVGDHLDVDVTGARAVGMTGVLIDRYGRVPDPPPGVLRIKSLAELVDLVDAGLSEACGAGLSEACGAGLSEACGAGLSEAREAR